AATTTGCATTGCTTCCCCAAGGTAAAGTTGAAGCTACCCAAAGGGTAATGAATATTGTAAGGCAGATGGACGAAGAAGGATTTGGTAACTGTACCAATACCGGTGCCTGCGAGGTAGAATGCCCTAAGGGTATCTCACTGGAGAACATTGCCAGAATGAACAGGGAGTACCTTTTTGCAACACTGAAATAAGAATCCAATTATTCTATATAAAGGCATCCTTCGGGATGCTTTTTTGTTTTTATGAAGATGCATATTTTTCCTACCTTTATATCCCTCAACAGCAAAACTATGGAAACTAAGCGCGAACTCACCGAAAAAATATTGAAGATCACCATACTGATCCAGGAAAAATATCCCGAACTGTCCAAATATTTATCCGAAGTGCAGGAAACACTGCCGGCACTGGAACATCCGGAAGTTGAGGCAGAAGACCTCGCCAAATATTACCAGACCCTCGACGAGATGCTAAGGGATTACTTATTGGAGCATCCGGAGCTTTAAGCCGAAAAAGTTCCGAGTTTCGGGTTCTGGGCTAAGGGTTGCATCAAAATTCAGCCAGTGGAATTTAGGCGCGAGAAAAGTGCGGCGCTTTTGTCATTCTTACGAAGGAAGAATCTCTTAACTGTTAATCGGGATTTTTCACTTCATTGCATTCTGTTCAGAATGACACTTTGATGCATTCCTCATGTGGGGGAGCTAACCTATCATGATACCCTCCTTAAACAGCACAGGCACTTCCTCTGTATTTTCTTCGCTTATCGTATTCGCCCTGAACACATAAGTCTTGTCGTATAGTGTATTGCCAATAAAGAATGTTACCATAAACTGGTTGTCCAGCACCAGTACGCTATCCTCCATCAATTCGATCTTAACGGCCGATACGGGCGGTATCTCCTTAAATGCATGGCGCAGCATCGATGTCTTGCGTGGTTCGCCATCTATCATGCCTGAAGCGCCCGAGACCACGATACCATTTTCAAGGGTGAAATCGCTGTCGTTTATAAGGTAGGCATACCATGTTTTCTGCATGAAATCGTCGTTCCATTCCTGCACAGCTGCCATATATACGTTTTCCACTTGTGGGATGATGATGTCTTTTTTCATATTTCATTAAGATAGTAACACAAAGGCATTTAGTACCTTTAAATAAAAATTAGATGAAAAGCATACAATTACTATGCCTGATCGCTGCCCTGGCAATGATCGGGTGCAAAGATGGTGAAAAACCCACAGCTACACAAGATATTGCACCAACCGGAGCCACCGAGCCTGCCATGTCGCCGCAAATGCCTCCTGAAAAGACAAGTGCTGCCTGGATGGGCAAATATGCCGGCGTACTCCCCTGTTGGAACGAATGCAAAGGCCTGAAAACAGAGATCGAGGTACGTAATGACAGTACTTATACACTTTCGTCACAGGCACTGGGGCAGGAAGACAAACCGCGGATATTTAAGGGCACCTTCAATTTTAATACGGCTAAAAAAACCATTACGCTTGACGCGGAAGGCGACCATCTGAAATTCCTTGTCAATGATGGTATGCTGAAAAAGCTTGATAAGTTTGGTGATCCGGAACAGGGAGCCCCGCAGGAGAAGTATTTATTGAAAAAAGTACAGTAATTGTCTACGTTTTTGTCATTTCGAGCGAAACGCAGTGGAGTCGAGAAATCTCGCAATTCATACTAATGTAAGTTGAGATTTCTCACTCCGTGCCTTCGTTCGAAATGACAGAACGATATATC
Above is a genomic segment from Flavobacterium album containing:
- a CDS encoding copper resistance protein NlpE, whose protein sequence is MKSIQLLCLIAALAMIGCKDGEKPTATQDIAPTGATEPAMSPQMPPEKTSAAWMGKYAGVLPCWNECKGLKTEIEVRNDSTYTLSSQALGQEDKPRIFKGTFNFNTAKKTITLDAEGDHLKFLVNDGMLKKLDKFGDPEQGAPQEKYLLKKVQ